The proteins below are encoded in one region of Enhydrobacter sp.:
- a CDS encoding flavodoxin domain-containing protein, protein MSSILILVGTESGNAQMVADALKPVLETSGHAVDVSDQAASAADLQAHDVLLVVCATHGSGDIPTNILPLAETLERERPDLSGHRYGVIALGDMTYQDTFCGGGKKVDQVLERCGATKIGDRLEVDASSQPLPDEEALAWVEGWKGLV, encoded by the coding sequence ATGTCCTCGATCCTGATCCTGGTCGGCACCGAGTCGGGCAACGCCCAGATGGTCGCGGACGCCCTGAAGCCCGTTCTCGAAACCTCGGGACATGCGGTCGATGTCAGCGATCAGGCTGCCTCGGCCGCCGATCTGCAGGCTCACGACGTCCTGCTGGTGGTTTGCGCCACGCACGGCTCGGGCGACATCCCGACCAACATCCTGCCGCTGGCCGAGACGCTGGAACGCGAACGGCCCGATCTTTCCGGCCACCGCTATGGCGTAATCGCGCTCGGCGATATGACCTATCAGGACACGTTCTGCGGCGGCGGCAAGAAGGTCGACCAGGTGCTCGAGCGCTGTGGCGCCACGAAGATCGGCGACCGGCTCGAGGTCGACGCGTCGAGCCAGCCGCTGCCCGACGAGGAAGCACTGGCCTGGGTCGAGGGCTGGAAAGGCCTGGTCTGA
- a CDS encoding thiolase family protein — MRDVYVVGAYTTAFKKHPGMSFADLAREAYLGTLADAGMKTGADIEAGWLGNCGMGFWGQNSIRAQALFQPLVEEGLFPERVPMFNVENACATASTAFMGAWKDVLAGTHELSFCIGIEKLFSPEAPERTASLFNQGYITDQHDRLVAEMNRVGEMVGARFEPGDDRTIFMDTYAMQAKWHMWKYGTTQEQIAIGAAKNHNYGSLNEKAQYRFQMTPQSVLEDRPVSYPLTRAMCAPIGDGAAAALLCSKEYLEKLPKRVRERAVRIAGVGFSGGMYRELDKPGLTRAAADKAYRMASLGPQDIDVAEVHDATSFCEIYQCEMLRFCPEGEGGKFVESGATGPGGRLPVNTSGGLVSKGHPVGATGLSMLAELATQLRGEAGQRQVKGAEVALAENGGGVIGMEEAVASVVILQRV; from the coding sequence ATGCGCGACGTCTATGTGGTCGGCGCCTATACGACCGCGTTCAAGAAGCACCCCGGCATGAGCTTCGCCGACCTTGCGCGGGAGGCCTATCTGGGCACGCTGGCGGATGCCGGCATGAAGACCGGGGCCGACATCGAGGCGGGCTGGCTGGGCAATTGCGGCATGGGCTTCTGGGGCCAGAACTCGATCCGCGCCCAGGCGCTGTTCCAGCCGCTGGTCGAGGAAGGGCTGTTTCCCGAGCGCGTGCCCATGTTCAACGTCGAGAATGCCTGCGCCACCGCCTCGACCGCCTTCATGGGGGCATGGAAGGACGTGCTGGCGGGCACGCACGAGCTCTCCTTCTGCATCGGCATCGAAAAACTCTTCAGTCCCGAAGCGCCGGAGCGCACCGCCAGTCTCTTCAACCAGGGCTACATCACGGACCAGCATGACCGTCTGGTGGCGGAGATGAACCGCGTGGGCGAGATGGTCGGCGCCAGGTTCGAGCCGGGCGATGACCGCACCATCTTCATGGACACTTATGCCATGCAGGCCAAGTGGCACATGTGGAAGTACGGCACGACCCAGGAACAGATCGCGATCGGTGCGGCCAAGAACCACAACTACGGTTCCCTGAACGAGAAGGCGCAGTACCGCTTCCAGATGACGCCGCAGTCGGTGCTGGAGGACCGGCCGGTTTCCTATCCACTGACCCGCGCCATGTGCGCACCGATCGGCGATGGCGCCGCGGCGGCGCTGCTCTGCTCGAAGGAATATCTCGAGAAGCTGCCGAAAAGGGTGCGCGAACGCGCCGTCAGGATCGCCGGTGTGGGCTTCTCCGGCGGTATGTATCGCGAGCTCGACAAGCCCGGCCTCACACGCGCGGCCGCCGACAAGGCTTACAGAATGGCCAGCCTTGGCCCGCAGGACATCGACGTGGCCGAGGTGCACGACGCCACGAGCTTCTGCGAGATCTATCAGTGCGAGATGCTGCGCTTCTGCCCCGAAGGCGAGGGCGGCAAGTTCGTGGAATCTGGCGCCACCGGGCCCGGCGGCAGGCTGCCCGTGAATACTTCGGGCGGCCTCGTCTCCAAGGGGCATCCGGTCGGTGCCACCGGTCTTTCCATGCTGGCCGAGCTGGCGACCCAGCTTCGCGGCGAGGCCGGTCAGCGCCAGGTCAAGGGTGCAGAAGTCGCGCTGGCCGAAAACGGCGGCGGCGTCATCGGCATGGAAGAGGCGGTTGCATCGGTCGTGATCCTGCAGCGCGTTTGA
- a CDS encoding SDR family oxidoreductase translates to MTIRFDNRVAIVTGAGNGLGRAHALLLASRGAKVVVNDPGGAVDGKGGSHAAADKAVDEIRKAGGQAVANYDSVADAKSAANIVRTAVDSFGTVDIVVNNAGVLRDKTFHNMTVEDFDFVVKVHFLGTAYVTHAAWPILRAKAYGRVVVTSSNSGIYGNFGQSNYGGAKLAVVGFMNALRLEGQKYNIMVNALAPVAGTRMTESLMTPEVLEKLKPEYVSPMVAYLCSEQCQRTGEIWSAGAGYFARIEYREAPGVRIRGRAPTIEDVEGNIDKIADLATNKVYRTSSEEVQAVVGA, encoded by the coding sequence ATGACCATCCGCTTCGACAATCGCGTCGCCATCGTCACCGGCGCCGGCAATGGCCTCGGCCGTGCGCATGCACTCCTGCTGGCGAGTCGCGGCGCCAAGGTGGTGGTGAACGATCCGGGCGGCGCGGTCGACGGAAAGGGCGGCAGCCACGCCGCGGCGGACAAGGCCGTCGACGAGATCAGGAAGGCGGGCGGCCAGGCCGTCGCCAACTACGATTCGGTCGCCGATGCCAAGAGCGCGGCCAACATCGTCAGGACGGCCGTCGACTCTTTCGGAACTGTCGACATCGTCGTAAACAATGCCGGCGTCCTGCGCGACAAGACCTTCCACAACATGACGGTCGAGGATTTCGACTTCGTCGTGAAGGTGCATTTTCTCGGCACCGCCTACGTCACGCATGCGGCCTGGCCGATCCTGCGCGCCAAGGCCTATGGCCGCGTGGTCGTGACCTCGTCGAATTCCGGCATCTACGGCAATTTCGGCCAGTCGAACTATGGCGGCGCCAAGCTCGCCGTGGTGGGCTTCATGAACGCGCTGCGCCTCGAGGGCCAGAAATACAACATCATGGTCAACGCGCTGGCGCCCGTGGCCGGCACGCGCATGACCGAGAGCCTGATGACGCCCGAAGTGCTGGAGAAGCTCAAGCCCGAGTACGTGTCACCGATGGTCGCCTATCTCTGCAGCGAGCAATGCCAGCGCACCGGCGAGATCTGGAGTGCGGGCGCGGGCTACTTCGCCCGCATCGAATATCGCGAGGCGCCCGGCGTTCGCATCCGGGGTCGGGCACCGACCATCGAGGACGTGGAAGGCAATATCGACAAGATCGCCGACCTCGCGACGAACAAGGTCTACCGGACCTCGTCGGAGGAGGTGCAGGCGGTGGTGGGTGCCTGA
- a CDS encoding adenylate/guanylate cyclase domain-containing protein: protein MPDSAPAAALDWRVEPVIDWLAREGRLIADPAKLVGETANRLVAAGAPLARFTIGLQAIHPQWRTMGIQWRRGGQVEQASRPHGIEQSPSYIGSPIQELAETRQPVRYRLDRLSAENHAVLHELAAMGGTDYYAAPMRVAYGRPPAVTFMTDRPSGFTDGDIVKFHHLMDYMAPIVESRINQRLSTTLLDTYLGRIVGEQIMSGLIKRGDGHEINAVLWFSDLRDFTGLNERMAPADLLELLNNYLQLVGNALTSHGGEILKFIGDGVMAYFPAEDALFLPMVTANALAAARQLIDEVAAANEARATGGHDPVRFGIGLHIGPVTFGNVGTEDRLDFTVIGPAVNRAARLESLTKELGVPVLASAEFKDATAQPLVSMGRHTLRGVPEPVEVFTLP from the coding sequence GTGCCTGATTCGGCGCCCGCCGCGGCGCTCGACTGGCGGGTCGAGCCGGTCATCGACTGGCTCGCGCGCGAAGGGCGCCTGATCGCCGACCCGGCCAAGCTCGTCGGGGAGACCGCCAACCGGCTGGTGGCGGCGGGTGCACCGCTCGCCCGCTTCACGATCGGCCTGCAGGCCATCCATCCGCAGTGGCGCACGATGGGCATCCAGTGGCGGCGCGGCGGCCAGGTGGAGCAGGCAAGCCGGCCGCACGGCATCGAGCAGTCGCCATCCTATATTGGCAGCCCGATCCAGGAGCTCGCCGAGACGCGCCAGCCGGTGCGCTATCGGCTCGACAGGCTTTCGGCCGAGAACCATGCGGTGCTGCACGAGCTTGCCGCCATGGGCGGCACCGACTACTACGCCGCGCCCATGCGGGTCGCCTATGGACGGCCGCCGGCCGTCACCTTCATGACCGATCGGCCGAGCGGCTTCACCGACGGCGACATCGTCAAGTTCCATCATCTGATGGACTACATGGCGCCGATCGTCGAAAGCCGTATCAACCAGCGCCTGTCGACGACGCTCCTCGACACCTATCTCGGCCGCATCGTCGGCGAGCAGATCATGAGCGGGCTGATCAAGCGCGGCGATGGGCACGAGATCAACGCCGTCCTGTGGTTCTCCGACCTGCGCGACTTCACCGGCCTCAACGAGCGCATGGCGCCGGCCGATCTCCTCGAGCTTCTGAACAACTACCTCCAGCTCGTGGGCAACGCTTTGACCTCGCACGGCGGCGAGATCCTGAAGTTCATCGGCGACGGCGTGATGGCCTATTTCCCGGCCGAGGATGCACTCTTCCTGCCTATGGTGACGGCCAATGCGCTGGCGGCGGCGCGCCAGTTGATCGACGAGGTCGCGGCGGCGAACGAGGCGCGCGCGACCGGCGGCCACGATCCGGTGCGGTTCGGCATCGGCTTGCATATCGGTCCGGTGACCTTCGGCAATGTCGGGACGGAGGACCGGCTCGACTTCACGGTCATCGGCCCTGCCGTCAATCGCGCCGCAAGGCTGGAGAGCCTGACCAAGGAGCTGGGCGTCCCGGTGCTTGCTTCGGCGGAGTTCAAGGACGCCACGGCGCAGCCCTTGGTCTCGATGGGCCGCCATACGCTTCGCGGGGTGCCGGAACCTGTCGAGGTGTTCACCCTGCCGTAA
- a CDS encoding malonyl-CoA decarboxylase family protein — protein MALLLSSTVDRTLERLRQAFIETARGAREAVGAPLRPDLPDDDVPRLKGRIDACLEGKGGEPARRARAAELGEAYLSLSPAGRRKFLLTLAHDYGLPREAALAQVERWRASKEPPRALVRALEPPAVHLLREFVGVPQGVKFVVDLRAELMTLGKTDAAARTLSEDLRTLLAAWFDVGFLDLVRIDWRSSAALLEKLVTYEAVHTIRSWRDLKNRLDSDRRCFAFFHPRMPDEPLIFVEVALVNGMAGSVQRLLDARAETSDPEHANTAIFYSISNCQQGLAGISFGNFLIKRVAEELARELPNIKDFATLSPVPALRQHIDGRLKNEGDSALTSAEIASLVPVTNNATRGAAAVRELLDRPVWWEVPAIDKALRPILTRFTARYLTSTDERGRAIDRVARFHLGNGAIVERINWLADVSANGLKQSYGIMVNYRYKLGDVDANHAAYANGRVVASREVRAAARM, from the coding sequence ATGGCACTGCTCCTCTCCAGCACCGTCGACCGCACGCTCGAGCGCCTGCGCCAGGCCTTCATCGAAACCGCCCGCGGCGCGCGCGAGGCGGTGGGAGCGCCGCTTCGCCCCGACCTGCCCGACGACGACGTGCCGCGACTGAAGGGCCGCATCGATGCCTGCCTCGAGGGCAAGGGCGGCGAGCCTGCGCGACGCGCCCGCGCCGCGGAGCTGGGTGAGGCGTACCTGTCGCTCTCGCCTGCCGGAAGGCGGAAGTTTCTGCTGACCCTTGCCCACGACTACGGCCTGCCGCGCGAGGCGGCCCTCGCCCAGGTCGAGCGCTGGCGCGCCTCCAAGGAGCCGCCGCGTGCGCTGGTCAGGGCGCTCGAACCGCCGGCCGTGCACCTCCTGCGGGAGTTCGTGGGTGTGCCACAGGGCGTCAAGTTCGTGGTCGATCTGCGCGCCGAGCTGATGACGCTCGGCAAGACCGACGCCGCCGCCCGCACCCTGAGCGAGGATCTGCGGACCCTGCTCGCTGCGTGGTTCGACGTCGGCTTCCTCGATCTGGTGCGCATCGACTGGCGCTCCTCGGCGGCGCTCCTCGAGAAGCTCGTCACATACGAGGCCGTACACACGATCCGCTCCTGGCGCGACCTCAAGAACCGGCTCGATTCGGACCGGCGCTGCTTTGCCTTCTTTCATCCGCGCATGCCGGACGAGCCGCTGATCTTCGTCGAGGTGGCGCTGGTGAACGGCATGGCCGGCAGCGTGCAGCGCCTGCTCGATGCCAGGGCGGAGACGTCCGATCCCGAGCACGCCAACACCGCGATCTTCTATTCGATCTCCAACTGCCAGCAGGGGCTGGCAGGAATCAGCTTCGGCAACTTCCTGATCAAGCGCGTCGCCGAGGAGCTGGCCCGTGAGCTGCCTAACATCAAGGACTTTGCCACGCTTTCCCCCGTCCCCGCCTTGCGCCAGCATATCGACGGCCGGCTGAAGAACGAGGGCGACAGCGCGCTGACCAGCGCCGAGATCGCATCCCTGGTGCCGGTCACCAACAATGCAACCCGGGGTGCTGCCGCGGTGCGCGAGCTCCTCGACAGACCGGTCTGGTGGGAGGTGCCGGCGATCGACAAGGCGCTGCGGCCGATCCTGACGCGGTTCACCGCGCGCTACCTCACCAGCACGGATGAACGGGGGCGCGCGATCGATCGCGTGGCCCGCTTCCACCTCGGCAACGGCGCAATCGTGGAGCGCATCAACTGGCTGGCCGACGTCAGCGCCAACGGGCTCAAGCAGTCCTACGGCATCATGGTGAACTACCGCTACAAGCTCGGCGACGTGGACGCCAACCACGCCGCCTACGCCAACGGCCGCGTCGTCGCCAGCCGCGAGGTGCGGGCGGCGGCGCGGATGTAG
- a CDS encoding SMP-30/gluconolactonase/LRE family protein produces the protein MTPHKEITSGLRFPEGPIAMPDGSVILVEIARETLTRVMPDGKQHVVAKLGGGPNGAAMGPNGKIYVCNNGGFNWIQRPDGRMFPGTQPASYKGGSIQVVDPETGKVETLYDSCDGRRLNGPNDLVFDKEGGFWFTDLGKTRERDSDRGAVYYAKADGSKIEEKVFPLERPNGCGLSPDERTLYVVETPTARCWAFELSGPGTIKDANGPYRGEKGRVITGLGGYQMFDSLAVDSAGHICVATLITGAVSDISPDGQSVTQYKLPDPMVTNVCFGGKELRTAYATLSMTGRLVSFEWPRPGLKLNYLNR, from the coding sequence ATGACGCCGCACAAGGAAATCACTTCCGGTCTCAGGTTTCCGGAAGGGCCGATCGCCATGCCCGACGGTTCGGTGATTCTGGTGGAGATCGCGCGCGAAACGCTGACTCGCGTCATGCCCGACGGCAAGCAGCATGTGGTCGCCAAGCTCGGCGGTGGCCCCAACGGCGCGGCGATGGGGCCGAACGGCAAGATCTATGTCTGCAACAACGGCGGCTTCAACTGGATCCAGCGTCCGGACGGCCGGATGTTTCCCGGCACGCAGCCGGCCAGCTACAAGGGCGGCTCGATCCAGGTCGTGGATCCGGAGACGGGCAAGGTCGAGACGCTGTACGACTCCTGCGACGGCCGCCGTCTCAACGGGCCGAACGATCTGGTGTTCGACAAGGAGGGTGGCTTCTGGTTTACCGATCTCGGCAAGACGCGCGAGCGCGACAGCGATCGCGGCGCGGTCTACTACGCCAAGGCCGATGGCTCGAAGATCGAGGAAAAGGTTTTTCCCCTCGAGCGACCGAACGGCTGCGGCCTCTCGCCCGACGAGAGGACACTCTATGTCGTGGAGACGCCGACCGCGCGCTGCTGGGCGTTCGAGCTTTCCGGTCCCGGCACGATCAAGGACGCCAACGGGCCCTATCGTGGCGAGAAGGGCCGCGTGATCACGGGCCTCGGCGGCTATCAGATGTTCGATTCGCTGGCCGTCGATTCGGCGGGTCACATCTGCGTGGCAACCTTGATCACCGGCGCCGTGTCCGACATCTCGCCCGACGGCCAGTCGGTGACGCAATACAAGCTTCCGGATCCGATGGTCACCAACGTCTGCTTCGGCGGAAAGGAGCTGCGCACGGCCTATGCCACGCTTTCCATGACCGGCAGGCTCGTGAGCTTCGAATGGCCACGGCCAGGGCTGAAGCTGAATTATCTGAACAGATAG
- a CDS encoding enoyl-CoA hydratase-related protein, which translates to MMYQKIELAMADGLATLTLNAPDKLNAVSRKMVAELKECWEGLAGDSSVRAVLLTGAGRGFCAGADLADPDRDTSATADSGAALDKFFNPVIRTMRTMPKPIVAAVNGVAAGVGMSFVMAADIAVAAKSASFLQAFARIGLLPDGGSTWFLPRLVGDARARALAMLAPQIAADQAKQWGLVWEVVEDGELMKTATELARRLADGPTQSLARIKEAMNRASTSTLTAQLDVERDFQRELGKSADFKEGVAAFLAKRKPAFKGK; encoded by the coding sequence ATGATGTACCAGAAGATCGAACTGGCGATGGCCGACGGGCTGGCGACGCTGACGCTCAACGCGCCCGACAAGCTGAATGCGGTCTCGCGCAAGATGGTTGCTGAGCTCAAGGAGTGCTGGGAGGGGCTTGCCGGCGACAGCTCCGTGCGGGCGGTGCTGCTGACCGGGGCGGGTCGCGGCTTCTGCGCCGGCGCCGATCTCGCCGATCCGGATCGCGATACGAGCGCCACCGCCGACTCGGGCGCGGCGCTCGACAAGTTCTTCAATCCGGTGATCCGCACCATGCGGACGATGCCCAAGCCCATCGTTGCCGCCGTGAACGGGGTGGCGGCCGGCGTGGGCATGAGCTTCGTCATGGCCGCTGACATCGCCGTCGCGGCCAAATCGGCCTCGTTCCTGCAGGCCTTCGCGCGCATCGGACTGCTGCCCGACGGTGGCAGCACATGGTTCCTGCCACGACTGGTGGGCGACGCCCGTGCCCGCGCTCTTGCCATGCTGGCACCGCAAATCGCCGCCGATCAGGCCAAGCAGTGGGGGCTGGTCTGGGAGGTGGTCGAGGATGGCGAGCTGATGAAGACCGCGACCGAGCTGGCGCGCCGGCTGGCGGACGGGCCGACGCAGTCGCTTGCCCGCATCAAGGAGGCGATGAACCGCGCTTCGACGAGCACGCTCACGGCGCAACTCGACGTCGAACGCGACTTTCAGCGCGAGCTCGGCAAGAGTGCCGACTTCAAGGAGGGCGTCGCGGCCTTCCTCGCCAAGCGCAAGCCCGCGTTCAAGGGAAAGTAA
- a CDS encoding FAD-linked oxidase C-terminal domain-containing protein — protein MAAEAQAQPRAPHVDETIAELRKLFGDRVSTAPAVREQHGKDISYHEAHLPDAVVFAESAEEVQRIVQICARHKTPVIPYGTGTSLEGHISAPNGGISVDVSRMNKVLAVNEADLDVVVQPGVTRKQLNEYIRDTGLFFPIDPGADASIGGMTSTRASGTNAVRYGTMRENVLALQVVTADGRLMRLGRRSRKSSAGYDLVKLFIGSEGTLGIITEITLRLYGIPESMAAATCAFESLEGAVNTVIQTIQSGIPVARIELMDTETVATVNSYSKLSLPPKNLLLLEFHGTEASTKEQAEMVQAIAAENGGGDFAWTGQAEERSRMWQARHDAAWAAKAARLGWGMWATDVCVPISKLAECILETQKDIQKTGLYAPIVGHVGDGNFHLTMMVNPDDPTYLPRAEALNDRMVARALKLGGTCTGEHGVGMGKIKFLYEEHGEAMSLMRSIKKALDPDNIMNPGKIIGP, from the coding sequence ATGGCCGCCGAGGCCCAGGCACAGCCACGCGCCCCTCACGTCGACGAGACGATCGCCGAGCTCCGCAAGCTGTTCGGCGATCGGGTCAGCACCGCCCCTGCCGTACGCGAGCAGCACGGCAAGGACATCTCCTACCACGAGGCGCACCTGCCCGATGCCGTCGTGTTCGCGGAGTCGGCCGAGGAAGTGCAGCGGATCGTGCAGATCTGCGCCCGCCACAAGACACCCGTCATCCCCTACGGCACCGGCACCTCGCTGGAAGGCCATATCAGCGCACCCAACGGCGGGATCTCAGTCGATGTCAGCCGCATGAACAAGGTGCTGGCCGTGAACGAGGCCGATCTCGACGTGGTCGTGCAGCCCGGCGTCACGCGCAAGCAGCTCAACGAGTATATCCGCGACACCGGCCTCTTCTTCCCGATCGATCCCGGCGCCGACGCCTCGATCGGCGGCATGACCAGCACCCGCGCCTCGGGCACGAACGCGGTGCGCTATGGCACCATGCGCGAGAACGTGCTGGCGCTGCAGGTCGTCACGGCCGATGGGCGCCTGATGCGGCTCGGCCGCCGCTCGCGCAAGTCGAGTGCGGGCTACGATCTCGTGAAGCTCTTCATCGGCTCCGAAGGGACGCTCGGCATCATCACCGAGATCACGTTGCGGCTTTACGGCATTCCCGAATCGATGGCGGCGGCGACCTGCGCTTTCGAGTCGCTGGAGGGCGCGGTCAACACGGTCATCCAGACCATCCAGTCGGGCATCCCCGTGGCGCGCATCGAGCTGATGGATACCGAGACGGTCGCCACGGTGAACAGCTACTCCAAGCTCAGCCTGCCGCCCAAGAATCTGCTCCTGCTGGAGTTCCATGGCACCGAGGCCAGCACGAAGGAACAGGCCGAGATGGTGCAGGCGATCGCGGCCGAGAACGGCGGCGGCGATTTCGCCTGGACCGGTCAAGCGGAGGAGCGCAGCAGGATGTGGCAGGCGCGTCACGACGCCGCCTGGGCCGCCAAGGCGGCGCGGCTCGGCTGGGGCATGTGGGCGACCGATGTCTGCGTGCCGATCTCGAAGCTCGCCGAATGCATCCTCGAGACCCAGAAGGACATCCAGAAGACCGGCCTCTACGCGCCGATCGTCGGCCATGTCGGCGACGGCAATTTCCATCTCACGATGATGGTGAACCCGGACGATCCGACCTATCTGCCGCGCGCCGAGGCGCTGAACGACCGCATGGTGGCGCGCGCGCTCAAGCTCGGCGGCACTTGCACCGGCGAGCACGGCGTCGGCATGGGCAAGATCAAATTCTTGTACGAGGAGCACGGCGAGGCGATGTCGCTCATGCGCTCGATCAAGAAGGCGCTCGACCCCGACAACATCATGAATCCAGGCAAGATCATCGGGCCCTGA
- a CDS encoding methylated-DNA--[protein]-cysteine S-methyltransferase translates to MPARSFALFDTPIGTCGLTWSAEGIAGLQLPEPTAAATRARVRQRWPSVQETPPPPGIQRAIDRVQALLRGETTDLGDIPLDLGAVPEFHRRVYDVARTIPPGHTMTYGEIARRLDAPHASREVGQALGRNPVAIIVPCHRVLGADGKMGGFSATGGVATKRRILEIEGASALGAGPLFEATASHDG, encoded by the coding sequence ATGCCTGCCCGCAGCTTCGCCCTGTTCGACACGCCGATCGGCACCTGCGGCCTCACCTGGAGCGCCGAGGGAATTGCCGGGCTTCAGCTTCCCGAACCGACGGCCGCCGCCACGCGAGCCAGAGTGCGGCAACGCTGGCCAAGCGTCCAGGAGACGCCGCCGCCTCCCGGTATCCAACGCGCCATCGACCGCGTGCAGGCCCTGCTCAGGGGCGAGACGACGGACCTTGGCGACATCCCTCTCGATCTCGGCGCGGTCCCCGAGTTCCATCGCCGCGTTTACGATGTCGCGCGCACCATTCCGCCCGGCCATACGATGACCTACGGCGAGATCGCCCGCCGCCTCGACGCGCCGCACGCATCGCGCGAAGTCGGGCAGGCGCTCGGCCGCAACCCGGTCGCCATCATTGTTCCCTGCCATCGCGTTCTCGGAGCCGACGGCAAGATGGGTGGCTTCTCGGCCACCGGCGGTGTCGCCACCAAGCGCCGCATCCTCGAGATCGAAGGCGCATCGGCGTTGGGTGCGGGACCGTTGTTCGAGGCGACAGCCTCCCACGATGGCTGA
- the paaG gene encoding 2-(1,2-epoxy-1,2-dihydrophenyl)acetyl-CoA isomerase PaaG, whose product MGDTTKETPLQAVLESGVLTLTLNRPERLNAMSQELIGMIIEQLDRALAESEVRTVLITGTGRGFCAGADLAGTGTGTATGADGRPDLGVVIERLYNPMIRAIRNLPKPVVAAVNGVAAGGGANLALACDIVLAARSARFDQAFVRIALLPDLGGTWFLPHAVGDARARALAMLGTSVPAEDAARMGMIWQVVDESKLMAEATALARRLASGPTLSYAAIKRAINAAATNTLDQQLDLERDSQRALGQSADFREGVAAFLAKRPAQFTGR is encoded by the coding sequence ATGGGAGACACGACCAAGGAAACGCCCCTGCAAGCCGTGCTGGAGAGCGGGGTGCTGACACTGACCCTCAACCGTCCCGAGCGGCTGAACGCGATGAGCCAGGAGCTGATCGGCATGATCATCGAGCAGCTCGATCGGGCGCTGGCGGAATCGGAGGTCCGGACCGTCCTCATCACGGGCACCGGCCGCGGTTTCTGCGCCGGCGCGGATCTCGCGGGCACCGGCACCGGCACAGCGACCGGGGCCGATGGCAGGCCCGATCTCGGTGTGGTCATCGAGCGGCTCTACAATCCCATGATCCGCGCCATTCGCAACCTGCCCAAGCCGGTCGTCGCCGCGGTCAATGGCGTGGCGGCGGGCGGCGGTGCCAACCTGGCGCTGGCCTGCGATATCGTGCTGGCGGCGCGCTCGGCCCGCTTCGACCAGGCCTTCGTGCGCATTGCGCTGCTTCCGGATCTCGGCGGCACCTGGTTCCTGCCGCATGCCGTGGGTGATGCCCGTGCCCGTGCGCTCGCCATGCTGGGGACGTCCGTGCCAGCGGAGGACGCCGCACGCATGGGCATGATCTGGCAGGTCGTCGACGAGTCGAAGCTGATGGCCGAGGCGACCGCGCTCGCGCGCCGGCTCGCGTCCGGCCCGACGCTCTCCTATGCCGCGATCAAGCGGGCCATCAACGCGGCCGCGACCAACACGCTCGACCAGCAGCTCGACCTGGAACGCGACAGCCAGCGGGCGCTGGGGCAGAGCGCCGATTTCAGGGAGGGGGTCGCGGCATTCCTGGCCAAGCGGCCGGCACAGTTCACGGGACGGTAG